Part of the Corticium candelabrum chromosome 15, ooCorCand1.1, whole genome shotgun sequence genome, CGATCACACTTCAATCATCCACTTTTGCGACAGCGTTGGAACCGTTGTGCCGTTGTGGGCTCGTCTGGACGTCTGCTGAAAACTAAGTTTGGACAAGAAATTGATCGTCACGACGTTATCGTTAGAATCAACTACCCACCAACAAGTGGATACGAAAAACACGTGGGATCACGTCCAACTGATATTCACTTTTTTGGCGACAAAGTTACAAGGTGTTTTAACGACAGCGACTCTGAGAGTAAGCTTGTGGTTTTTCCTTTTCCATTTCCTTTTCACAAACACTATAAAACCGTCGCCTTCGAAGTTTGTAAAGCTAACAGAGAGTTGCAGTTGTATCCTATTTCAAGCTACATTTTCGACTTTGCCCGTGGGTTAGTCAAGAAATACTCCAAAGATCCTGCAGCTCACAGAAACGGGTTTCCGTCGTCCGGTTTTCGTGCAGTGATATTCTCTATGATGATGTGTGCGAACGTTGATGTCTACGGATTTGGTTTGAGTGGAGACAAAAATGAACCTGTTCATTATTACGAGAAGAGCAAAGACAGTCGTTCTTTCAAAAGAGGTCACGATCCCGACACCGAGTTTCGTCTTTTGACTCATTGGCCAAACTCCACAAGGCCAGACTTCTTTCCCGGTTTTGGGAAAGTGCGGGTATTTGTCTAGTGTCGTGGACAAGCTTCGTAATTGGTTGGAATCGCGGACTGGTTATGAGCTTGACCAAAAacttataaattaattaattaatattagatGTGCGCGTGCGCAACGACGTTGTGTCTGCTGTTCTGAGATTTGGTTCATGCCTATATACAAGGGCGTCACGTGAGTCTCAAATGTGAGGGGCTCATcaataatgttaattaagcatgtgacgtcatagacAACGCGTAACATGTCAAAagtttaaaatattttaggaCTGCTTGATTCACAAACAACCGAGATtaaatacaacaataattTTAACGAACCACGCCCTCAAAAAAGGGGGCTAGCGCGTAGTACGTGACGCCCTTGATGCATACGTTTGCAAGCATGTGTTTGTGACTCGACGTCCTCGGTGACGTGGTGCAACGTCTGTTTCTGCCTTCCTTTGACTCTTTTGTTCTTttgtttcattcatttcaaGTACGAGTTCGAGGTTGGCTCTATACGTGTGTTGAAAACTTGAATTGTTGTATTTAGCTAGGAACTCGAACGTACTATACTTGTCATCAACAGACCTTGTACAGACTATTTCAACATCATCCTACAACGAAGTTTGATGAGATATTGGTGTCATGACGCCATCAGACTTATAGCACTCTTAATTAGAGTTGCTCCCAAAAAATTGTCAACGTGACGATCGTAAGTACAGCTATTTTTCATTGGCTAAAAGTGTCGAagtcaaacacacacacacacacacacacacacacacacacacacacacacacacacacacacacacacacacacacacacacacaggcgcgCCCGCCCGCTCTTGATAAAGCTCCATCGACTGTCCATCTGCCTCTGAGTTTCCTTTGGAGTTACAAGCTCTTGGGGGAAGGTCCCAGCAAAGGACGATCAACGTGACATCCGGCTCCCATTAAAATATTATCATGTGACACTCGATCTTGTGGTAACGTTACAATCATATCATTTACGGCCAGCTTATGCAAAGAAGGCGTCTCCtcacaggtacagtacagtagccTCGCGCAGCCAGCTCCTCCCTTTGTGACTTGCGCTAGCGGGGAGAGGGTCTGATAAGGTTCcgttgatgtcttggttccgCCGAGCCCAGCATTCCATGGAGTAACGATGATTTGTTAATTGAGATAAGCGAGCACCTGCAACTGATGGGAACACACTACTTATTAGTATCCGTATGTACAGCAAAGTTttcgcttctgtttctgttgcagatgctgctggactttgttcttgttttagGGAGTTCATTTTTCTCTCAGTTATACGTGGCTGCCTGCTCTAAGCATGGTAGGAGAAGCGTGCGGGTCGTCTCCTTGTACGACAACAttggcaggtgagttgttctTCGGGAACCAACAGCATTCAACAACTAGCATATGCGTAACAAGGAAGACATCTCACCTGCGAAAATTCAAAGTGCACGATCACGCAACTTCTGAACGTGAGAAGCCAATGAAGTGTGCTACAACACAGGGGTGGAAACAGCTTGAAGCTGCTCGTCCTGTTGCTAGATCTAACGCtgcagctgcatgacgtcCAGATGAGCCTCTGTATGCAATTTTGCGAagaacaactcacctgccaaTGTTGTCGTACAAGAAGACAACCTGCGCGTATCTCTTACCATGCCTACAGCAGGCAGCCACGCAACCTGTGAGAGACAAGGAACTCGCCTAGAACAAGAAAAAAGTCCAGCAGCACCTGCAGCAGCGAAAACTTTGCTGTACATGATGATACTAATTGGTTGTGTGTTCTAATCAGTTGCCTCGCTGATCTCAATTAACAGATTGTGCCCCATGGTATGCAGGGTGTCGGAAGAACTAAGACATCAAATGAACCTTACCATCCCCTACACGCTAGaggaggaggggctggctTCGCAAGACTATAAGACAGGCCTGATGCAAGTTCACTAACTTTGTATTGTCTGCTGTAGCTGTTAGCAGCGAAAATGCATGGCTGCACTGAATTCTAATGAACGACTGACGTAAAGTTCCACAAATTAGCTAAGCTTCCTTGTTTTGTAAATATCAAAGTTATAGCGGGAAAACATCTAGATTCACGCTTTGGCTTGTGAGCTACTTGCAAGAGTTCGGTAAGGTGTCTACCGTAGGCGCCTTTATTAGCCCATCGGTTACTATTTCAATACAACCGCGTGATCTATAGTCTTCATAGATGTACGTTACAGCTAGCTAGTGAGCCGATTTGTTCAAGAGTGGGCATTTATTATAATGTGGAGGCTTCCGTTGCTTTTCGTGCTTACAACTCTCGACGTCATGCAGTGTGATCATCAACTCTGCCCTAGCGGATACAGTCGTGGGCAATATCTCGATGCATCGTCGAAGAAGTATCTTCTCTGCTGGAAGGTGGATTGGTCTGACAGGTCGATCACGTTCTCAGCCAAAGTCGCCACGACCGGATGGCTAGGGCTCGGTTTCTCACCAACAGGCTTCATGCCCAACTCTGATGTGGTCATCGGATGGGTGAAAGACGGTCGAGGATACTTGAAGGTTGAGACAACGTCCATATCGAAAGCTCTAGCTACGTTTGTGCATACTAGATCTGCGCACTTTGTTGTCAGGATCGTTTTGCAACTGCGAGGTCACAGCCGTCAATTGACGACATCCAAAACGTCAAACTGTTGTCGTTCAGTGAAGCAGACGGGATGACGACGCTGGAATTCAAACGAGACCTCGACGCCTGCGAGCCCAGAGACAGAAGCATTGAGGTAAATGAGACAGAAATTGTCACTAAACAGCACGAATGCATCAACCAACGATAAGTTGGTTAGCTAGAGTAGAGTGCAACCTCATAATCAGTTAGAAAGGTGTGATGGCTGTCCGCAGGAAATTTGCTATACCGTACTGTTGGATGGATTTCGTCTCTAAAATTTGGAGACAAATCTTTGGTTGACGTCGTCGTCTTGCATTCGTTCTTGATTCTTACGTTTTGCGATCACAAAAGGTCCACATACTGCAGAAAGCAATACACTCTGTTCGCGTCTAGACAACGCTTACTTGGCGCGTAACTGTACCGCCGTCGCAACTTGCAGGCGCGGATCTAGGCATGATGGTACTTCGTGCACGTGCGCCAACAACCAGTAAATGTGTCTTGAAAGAGTTTTCTAAAAATTCTATTTAAAAAGTAGATAATATATGTAGGCGCATACATTTATAGGACTTTCCAAGAGCCGAAGCATTTCAGGGACTACATGTCGGAACACAGTGACCGATGGTTGAAATATGTAACTGAAAAGGTTCATGAAGTCGTACCGTATACGTAGGTAAATGTATGCCAATTAAGTTAACTCGACGTTTTGGTACACAAAGAAACCTTGCACACAAAATTTCTACATCTGAGACAATATAGAAGAGTCTATTCCGTTTCTGGATCACTTCCTTTGTCAAATAGAATAACTATTTTGACTCAAATTTTGTTGGGACCTTATGATGATTTCTTTTGCTTGCGCATTTGCGCAGGAAAAGATTTTATAAAACGCAGAAGAACTTAGAGCTTGCATTAAGCCTTGTCTCTCTAGCTATGAGTACAGACAGACCCCTTTTGGAACGACACGTGGAAGAGCTTTGAACGTTTGATCAGTGGAGCTGCGCTATAGTCCTGCGTCTTTGGACGAGGAGCTGGTATATTGGAACGTTCAAAGGCAAGCTTTTGAAATTACAAACTTGTCCTCAACTTCGCAGCAAGATATACAATATTTTCCAGAGTACATGTACTTTAGCGAATTACTTGCATGCACATAAACAGCAACCACTATAAATAGTTGAGCGGAGCATCACTGGACTGCGACGACCTAAAATTACCTGCATTCCAAAACGGGACAGAAAAATAGTAACGGTCTCGTCTATATAGCCACACTATCATTATGACATGGAAATATATCTATGTTAGAcgataaataattattgatttatgaTTTTGCTAGAAACGTGCATCCCTGAAAGATGGAATTAATTGTTATTCTAGACTCAGATAGCTAATTGGCAGCTTAGTGCGTAGTGCCGGTTCATAATTACCGAGGTTCTGTAAAATAAtttttctattaattaatatcaattttattCTAATGATATTAATAGTGTACTCCTCATCTTGGGGctctggatccgcgcctgacTTGCGCATATAGTTTTAAAGGCTAATAGTTTGCGATACGTAACAACTAAAGAAATTTGTTTTCCTCACCTGTTGTGTCATAGATCATTATTTTGGACATTAAATTGGCTCCTATTCTTCTGATCTGTAATACTACAGTCACTTGTTCATAAATGTGAAAAGTCACGAGAGTAAAAGTGCTAGATGAAGCGTTCACAAAGGCACTAGACTGGGTTTGAGAGTCCGAATAAGAGACTCTGTAAAGGATAGATTGGGTAACTGGTTTATTGAGGCATCTGAAAGAGTGAGGACGAAACAGATTGGTGTATGAAATcagtaattaataaactacGTAGAAGCCAATTGGATGCACAACCTGCATGACGAAAATGGACCATACCAAATCCTAAAAATTTTCTATCTTAGACTTTGCTTGCGCAGTATCGACATATTGTTAAATCTTGATATGATGAAAATTTTACAttgatatgttaattaagtcgTTCAATTAGGAGATTTCGtgtttacagacaaacacagactaacagacacacagacagacagacgctgCAACAGCAAGACTCTTGTGAAGTTGTCATCTCTCTTCACCAAATTATAAGACAGCTTTGCTGTTTGATTGATAgtcataatgtgtgtgtgtgtgtgtgtgtgtgtgtgtgtgtgtgtgtgtgtgtgtgcgtgtgtgtgcgtgtgtgtgtgtgtgtgtgtgtgtgtgtgtgtgtgtgtgtgtgtgtgtgtgtgtgtgtgtgtcactgacagagagacacacaaacacacaaacgaaaACCTTTGATAACATAACATTACCATCGCGCTCAGCTGCTTGTCTTGCTCTGCACCTGTGGTTCAcccaaaaatttaatatttaatttaattaagaatattTGTGCTAGCTTACTGTGTTTCAGTCTATAGTCATATATAAAATTGGTTGTGTCAGCTAAATAAGTTATATGGTTAGACGTTTGCTGTCAATAAAGTTGCTGTTGTTCCAGGAAGGAACTACTCGTGTCATCTTTGCCTACCATCCTAGTGATCCTGCTTCAGAAACTACTGTGGCCAAGCACTTGTTCGCTAGAAGAGTTAGCGTCAATCTACTGAGCGGAACAGGGAACGTGGAATCTGGACCTCTGGAGGACAATTACCAGACAGTCGATGTCTTGAATAGAAATGTAAGACTGTAGACCAACACAAGACCTAAACACCCATATAgtgtttgctttcttgttgTAAAGGTGTCTGTGGCTGCTAGGCCGACTACCTATTGGTGCACTCCATTTAAACTGCCTGAACTGCAAGAGGAGGCTCACATAATTGGAgtaaatattttattgatatctattatGTTACCCAATTACAAACCTAAATTCTGTTATGGAGGTTGATCCGGTAGTGCAGGCAAACCACGAAGAGTTGGTGCATCACATATTGATCTACACGTGCCATGCTGGACTTGATCCTTTTTTGAATACGTCGTGGGATTGCCTTGAGCCACCCGATTCTATACCCTCGTCTATTCAAGCATGCCGTGTGACGGCACAAATTGCAGCATGGGCCATTGGAGGATTGGTCAGTATATAGTGAACACGAAATAGTTGTTTTATTGATCAACTTTAAGTGTATAAAGGCTGCTGTACAATTAGGGTGTTTTCCTTCCCTCCCAAGTTGGGCTCCCTATGAGCGGTCGGACGGGCGTTCAATACGCCGTCATGGAAACACATTATAACAACAAGGAAAGTAGAGCAGGTTTAATTGAATGcccaaaaataattttattgatCCGGACCGGCTGACACTAATTATTCATTTTGCAGACTATGTAGACAGTTCTGGTCTACAGATCTTCTACACTCCGACCAAACGGCAGTATGACGGAGCTGTCCTGGAATTCGGTCACGTGCCAACTTGGTATGGCGTGGAGTTCTTTTTGCCACCTGGCAGAGATAACATCATCACAAAAAATTTTTGTCCTGCAGCTTGCACTCAGGCGGTAAAAAAACAGTTGCTTtgtaatacattaattttaatgtatATTGGCAGttgttttattgatatattttaGGGTCTGCCTCCAGATGGAGTAAATGTATTTGCTACAGTGCTGCATTCACACACTGCCGGTAAACTTTTGTTCAAGTCTAAAGCTTTCGGCTAGAAATcgatttaataaattaactcaTTTTGTGTCGTAGGAAAAAGCATTTGGATAGAGCATATTCGAAGCGGTGTGCAACTGCCTAATATTGACAGCAACTACAATTACGACTTCAACTATCAGGTTTCCTTTTTCTTCTGTATACATTTCATTTTTAAGTgtttttagtttttaattttataatttttcgTCAAAATTTTAGAGTAAATCCTTTATGTACGCAGTTTAAATGTTTTGTTAGCGAGCGCGTAGCTAGGGAGGTCGGAGTGTGCGAACGAACCGATCCACTTCAGTCGGAGGTCTGCTCTTACCtctgtgtatacatgtacgaCCAATCTGTATGAAATATGTACACCAGATGTAGAAACTGCTGAGTTGCTGGCCTGGGTCCCACCTCTCTAGCTGATTTAGACTCCAAAATCCCCTAATTGGCGCGTAAAGTGTGGTGCATATTTACCAATGTCATCCAATATGGACCtggtaatttttatttattttaataaaatagaTTCATTAGAATAAGGCATTCTGAACTGACTGGGAGGTGCACTAGAGCACTGAAAGAACCAACACATTGAATGTCCGAGGTGTACGCCCCTCCGTAAACTTACATATTCTGGAACTCAAAAGACATATTAAAGAAATAAACCACGAACATACTGCGGCATTGCATCAGCACTAATGGTCTCAATTAACCTTTAGCTGTGTGTGTTGCCGTGCCACATGTGACAGCAAACAAAGACGATTTAATTCTCATCTACCGACATCTCtagtaaagcctggttcacaatttGTGTCGTTCATCTCAGCGGCAACAAGCGGCACGCCGCTCACTTGAAAGAAACGGAAACGGGAACATTGTCAACAGATACCGAGCGGCAAGCTCTAAAATGTGAGTTTTATTCCCACACGCTGCCGCTGAACTTGCCTCGATTGCCCAATGATAATCTAGCATGAATCACGTGGGTAAGTTTATCCGGGATATCCTGTGCTTTCGCCCGTTTACACTAACTGTACTATTCGAGTCGTGTATTACCTTTTTGACTCGAGCTAGTTTTGCCCCCGTCCCTGCCGTTCCCCCAGGGGCTCACGCCGCTCAGCACGGCATGGACTAGcccgggctatagccccatccATTTGTAGGCGTGCTCACAagttgtggactgtaaatacgtgtgaggaccaaagctgtctAGAGTCTATACACCATCCATTTTTCCGTTCTGGacctgccactgattctaatgtatcagtcaattagaaatcaataaaaatgggcgtgttcCTAAAATGAGCGTGTCTCGTAGCATCGTgaagaggtcacgctacgcccttGTTCCCCCGTATGTCACTCTGAACCCCGCTTCAGAGTGACATACCGATATGCATACGGGGAAACAACAGGGACACGGACAGACTGCATGGGTAAAGTCTAAAAAATTTTAGTCGTGTGTATGGATTTCAAAACTTGATCGAACCAGCTTCAGCATCGTTAGACCACGCTTCGGGAGCCAGACTAAATACATCGTACATCAAAATGTTATTGTGCACAGAGACTCCGACGCGGCAACACGTTCGCCCAGCAGACGTCAAAATTCGGAGTCGTTTTAAGGCTTGCATGGTAGTTCAGCGACCCGACACCGTAATCATTGTCATAAAATTTTGAGTGCCCATTAAGTGTGGGCAAGCCTGTCATCAATATATTAGAATACTAAGATTGAGGATGAAAGTGCAACTAAAGCTCTAGACGTGTCACCTATATAATAGATTGCAAATTAGTAGCTTGTACAAAAACATGCTCAATTTTAATCAAGAACGTTGTTTTGCACACATGCACCTGCAGTGGCATATACATACAGTCAAGCATGTTTCCACGTAGCCCGGAAACCCTCCATTTCTTGGGCGTTAACCATTCCTATCATGAAAAAACACATTCTCGGTATTAGAAGGTAAGAGTGGAAATGCCGAAAACTCTAGCTACTGTTTGTTATGATGTTCTTACGTCTTTGGATGACATTGTCGGCCATTCCTGGACATAGAAACACTAAAACTTATTCCTCGGACTGGTAGGAAACCCCCTTTTTCAAAGTCCTAGCTTCGCCACTGACCTGCCAACGGCTTACCTATACGTCATAGATAATGTTGTAAATTCATTTTAACTTCTATATGGATGCGCAGTTTTCAATATAAAACAATCACATCAGCAAATACATGCAACTGTTGACAACTTGCCTAGTACTATAgagcaataattattaatgctCATAAATTCTAATATTCGTATAATACAGATGAGATGCAAATTTTAATACGCACGCACcgatattaatatttacattTGTATGAATTTATGTAATATATAGTTATTGATATTCCTAGGATATGGTGTTGCTGAGAAACGAAGTAAAACTTTTGCCTGTAAGGATCTAATATGTAACTGCAAGGCGtttctatatatacatatctTTATTACCACTATGATCAGGGGGACGACGTCAAAGTAATCTGTGATTACGACACAACAGGAAGACAACAAGTGACTATTGTAAGTCAACTCAGTATTTGTCTCTTTATTCAGCGCTGCTTTTACTCAATCGTTCGTATTTCAGGGTGGATTAGGCGCTTTGGACGAAATGTGTCTTGCCTTTCTTGTCGTATATCCCAAGCCAGAGCTTTCCTACTGTTTGAGCCAAATTCCTGAATCACATTTTGAAACTTATATTCTAAACGCCACCAAGTACGCATTAAGCTTGCTTTATCTACTaactttacacacacacacacacacacacacacacacacacacacacacacacacacacacacacacacacacacacacacacacacacacacacatacacacacacacacaaacaaacaaacaaacaaacacaaacacacacgcgcgcgcgcacacacacacacacacacacacacacacacgcgcgcacgcacgcacacacacgcacgcacgcacacacacacacacacacacacacacacacacacacacaaacacacacacacacacacacacacaaacaaacacacacacacaaacaaacaaacacacacacacacacacacacacacacacacacacacacacacacaaacacattgtaTTTGTTGATGCAATTTGTAGGATGGGCTACTTTACTGACATGAGAAACATCTCAGCAGATCCACTAACGCAATACAAGCAGTACATTCAAAGCGTTGTCAGTATGGATTTCAGCACCGAAGCCGCATACACGCTCTGGAATCAACAATACGTCTCTACTAAGGAAAGAGAGTACCAATGTACTGGAACATTTCATAACAACCTGCTGGTAAGATAAACACCAGTGAGAGAAAAGTGTGTAACCCGTATGCAATTTTGATTTGATCATTAGGGAGCAGAAGATTTCAATTACACTGTGTTGCCTACGATTACACAGCCTCTGACTGGTGCTCCCACAGCAACTGGAACACCTAAACCTTGTGTAGGTGTCGCCATGGCAACAGAATCTCTATCTGAATCTCCAACCAACTCAGCTATTGATTTTAATTCCAACTCGATTTGTGCTGTTTtcctgtttgttgttattatgtTAATAGACTGAGGACGATatatacagttaattaattaatttgacgAGAAATTCGTTTATGTCTTGTCTTGTTGACGTGCAGCTCTATAGTGCAGCTGCActgtttgtgattgttgtgtttgtttgacgTGCTTGCTGATGACGAAGGAAAGACGAATTTGAATAGGATCTGATGCACAAAATGCCCAAATCAATTTTCTCAATTTTTCTCGCTTTACTTGTTGTTTTTTGCATGTGGGTGCCTGTCCGGCAGGCCATTGGGACATGAGGCAATGCTGTCGTATAGACGGTCGATCTGCTTTTGCTGAAAAACCAGGGTGTATGTTTGCTGTAGTTGCCATTATTAGCTTAGCAGTAACATTTGCTGCACTGAATTCTAATTTAAAGACTGCGGTAaatttcaataaataaattagacaAGCCTCCTTGTTTGCAAATATCAATGTTCTACCGCTTGTGAGACACTTGCTCAGTAGCGTATCTATGGGGGGTCTTGGGCTTCAATACCCCAAatttgtgggcgtggttgctcCTCTATTTTTGTTAgagtgattttatgtacataattatacagtaccaAAGCGATACGTTGTTAATTAGTAAATCTATGTATGTAAACCACTTTCCTAATAGTTGATATGAATTATGCCCCGGACTATATAGCCTCGGTACTCCAGACTGCTTTTGTTTCTTCTCTGCTCTCACTCTCCttccatcacgtgcagaaagcagtttTAATACCGAGGCTACGGAATATATCAGAGCCATCTAGGGATCTGGACTATATGAGACCAAGACCGCAGACAGTCTGACTATACGTCTAAAGCCTGATTCACAATATTCAGTtcagcgtcaaacttcaaaggcaccgcctcgacgtcggcggcatcctcTAATATTATGAACAGGACGAGAGTGTTTACTAGTGCTAATACACAAAATTATAATGTCGTAATCAAAGTTGCAATTGGCAACATTAAGTTAACTTAATAGTATATCTCTAATATAGAGAGTGTAGAGTGCGAGTTAAtaaaattactattaattttaaagaagttgatatcaattttgaaaagtattattaattaattttgaactCCATCGAAATTTCTTCTTGGCTACGCGGCTGTGATGCTATTCCTTGACTGTTCAGTAGCGAACCAGTCGCAAGCCGTACAGTTGTACAGTACCCGGAGTTTGCCAGATTATGTTAATAGCCACCCTTGCCTTTACTTCTAGCGCCTCTGAGTGGTTCCAATGTGGCAATTACTGTTGCTCTCCGCTCTCTCCGTTCTCAACGTCGCGCAGTGTGATCACCACGTTTGCCCTAGCGGCTACAGCCGCGGCCGATATCTCGATGCATCGACACAAAATTACCTTCTCTGCTGGAAAGTGGATTGGACTGACAAGTCGATCACGTTCTTAGCCAAAGTCGCCACGACAGGATGGATAGGGCTCGGTTTCTCATCAACAGGCTTCATGCCCAACTCCGATGTGATCATCGGATGGGTGAAAGACGGTCAAGGATACTTGAAGGTTGGGATACGTCCGTTTGATATAGCGCCGGCGGCAATGGTTTAGAGGTCCGGCAGCCGGAcgtcattaacttaattgcACGCTGTCTCGTGACCGAAAGTGTCGTTGGAGTCCAACAGTCACCTACGTATCCATTGGTGCATGCACGACGACTGACCTTCGCAATGGTTCGCTCAGGTATCTATAGAGTTCGGAATGTCCACGTTTAGTGG contains:
- the LOC134191429 gene encoding CMP-N-acetylneuraminate-beta-galactosamide-alpha-2,3-sialyltransferase 1-like isoform X1 — its product is MTMLKDLSLYQRKYIKPLPFFTSVILLMSIFVVFILLFHGIGYKSLQENRYKMVRVKSVQSLSSAIPESNSLWNSVGCGSKYPLLSCQTKQHIKSNHIKFQGNFIPVNRSHFNHPLLRQRWNRCAVVGSSGRLLKTKFGQEIDRHDVIVRINYPPTSGYEKHVGSRPTDIHFFGDKVTRCFNDSDSESKLVVFPFPFPFHKHYKTVAFEVCKANRELQLYPISSYIFDFARGLVKKYSKDPAAHRNGFPSSGFRAVIFSMMMCANVDVYGFGLSGDKNEPVHYYEKSKDSRSFKRGHDPDTEFRLLTHWPNSTRPDFFPGFGKVRVFV
- the LOC134191429 gene encoding CMP-N-acetylneuraminate-beta-galactosamide-alpha-2,3-sialyltransferase 1-like isoform X2, encoding MTMLKDLSLYQRYKSLQENRYKMVRVKSVQSLSSAIPESNSLWNSVGCGSKYPLLSCQTKQHIKSNHIKFQGNFIPVNRSHFNHPLLRQRWNRCAVVGSSGRLLKTKFGQEIDRHDVIVRINYPPTSGYEKHVGSRPTDIHFFGDKVTRCFNDSDSESKLVVFPFPFPFHKHYKTVAFEVCKANRELQLYPISSYIFDFARGLVKKYSKDPAAHRNGFPSSGFRAVIFSMMMCANVDVYGFGLSGDKNEPVHYYEKSKDSRSFKRGHDPDTEFRLLTHWPNSTRPDFFPGFGKVRVFV
- the LOC134191530 gene encoding DBH-like monooxygenase protein 1 homolog, encoding MPNSDVVIGWVKDGRGYLKDRFATARSQPSIDDIQNVKLLSFSEADGMTTLEFKRDLDACEPRDRSIEEGTTRVIFAYHPSDPASETTVAKHLFARRVSVNLLSGTGNVESGPLEDNYQTVDVLNRNVSVAARPTTYWCTPFKLPELQEEAHIIGVDPVVQANHEELVHHILIYTCHAGLDPFLNTSWDCLEPPDSIPSSIQACRVTAQIAAWAIGGLGVFLPSQVGLPMSGRTGVQYAVMETHYNNKESRADYVDSSGLQIFYTPTKRQYDGAVLEFGHVPTWYGVEFFLPPGRDNIITKNFCPAACTQAGLPPDGVNVFATVLHSHTAGKSIWIEHIRSGVQLPNIDSNYNYDFNYQDMVLLRNEVKLLPGDDVKVICDYDTTGRQQVTIGGLGALDEMCLAFLVVYPKPELSYCLSQIPESHFETYILNATKMGYFTDMRNISADPLTQYKQYIQSVVSMDFSTEAAYTLWNQQYVSTKEREYQCTGTFHNNLLGAEDFNYTVLPTITQPLTGAPTATGTPKPCVGVAMATESLSESPTNSAIDFNSNSICAVFLFVVIMLID